One window of Nymphaea colorata isolate Beijing-Zhang1983 chromosome 1, ASM883128v2, whole genome shotgun sequence genomic DNA carries:
- the LOC116247776 gene encoding phytosulfokine receptor 2-like, producing the protein MCYEGSKRVDILSRFLSLSLSPLSLFISSVVPSRRNGKEEESSGVMVTLSQLSAPQQAFVAAAGGFAGVAAVLALLFLFCSACRYAKRPASSPGLVRHPVTEFGSTTTYFDESLHHISMPDLITATNNFHSSGVVGDGGFGLVYKGHLPDGRLVAVKKLGIDCFQGLREFEAEMETLGRVRHENIVKILGYCMTGPDRVLIYEYAENGSLDQWLHTEPSDSFTSSARLTWPIRVNIIKGVAAGLEFLHDKVQPRIIHRDIKASNVLLDEQFQAHIADFGLARRINPSYSHVSTQVAGTMGYIPPEYKDGWRATVKGDVYSFGVLMIEVATGRRPNLAVEEVVVDGKVKLVFLVNWAKQLVQEGREMDALEQVLREDAPEASVKEYFRIASMCTNDDHKERPLMAEVVSMLQSL; encoded by the exons ATGTGCTACGAGGGAAGTAAACGCGTGGATATTTTGtctcgatttctctctctctctctctcccccctctctctcttcatctcttCTGTAGTACCTAGTAGGAGGAacgggaaggaggaggagagtAGCGGGGTGATGGTGACGCTAAGCCAGTTGAGCGCACCGCAGCAAGCATTCGTGGCCGCAGCCGGCGGGTTTGCCGGCGTGGCCGCCGTCTTGGCCTTGCTTTTCCTCTTCTGCTCTGCCTGTAGGTATGCGAAAAGGCCTGCAAGTTCTCCGGGTTTAGTGCGGCATCCTGTCACGGAATTCGGCAGCACCACCACCTACTTCGACGAGTCGCTCCACCATATCTCGATGCCGGACCTGATCACCGCCACCAACAACTTCCACAGCTCCGGCGTCGTCGGCGACGGCGGCTTCGGCCTCGTCTACAAAGGGCATCTCCCCGACGGGCGGCTCGTCGCCGTCAAGAAGCTGGGCATTGATTGCTTCCAG GGTCTGCGTGAATTTGAGGCCGAGATGGAAACACTGGGCCGAGTCAGACATGAGAACATAGTCAAAATCCTAGGCTATTGCATGACTGGGCCGGACCGAGTCCTCATCTACGAGTACGCAGAGAACGGCAGCCTGGACCAATGGCTGCATACCGAACCGTCCGATTCGTTCACCTCCTCCGCCCGACTCACTTGGCCCATCAGGGTCAACATCATCAAGGGCGTCGCCGCCGGCCTCGAGTTCCTCCACGACAAGGTTCAGCCGAGGATCATCCACCGCGACATCAAGGCCAGCAACGTGCTCCTCGACGAACAGTTCCAAGCCCACATCGCCGACTTCGGGCTGGCCCGGCGGATCAACCCGAGCTACTCCCACGTATCGACTCAGGTCGCCGGGACGATGGGCTACATCCCGCCGGAGTACAAGGACGGGTGGCGCGCCACCGTGAAGGGCGACGTGTACAGCTTCGGCGTCCTGATGATCGAGGTGGCCACCGGGAGGAGGCCGAACCTTGCggtggaggaggtggtggtggacGGGAAGGTGAAGTTGGTGTTTCTGGTCAACTGGGCCAAGCAGCTGGTGCAGGAGGGGAGGGAAATGGATGCCCTTGAGCAGGTGCTCAGGGAGGATGCACCAGAAGCCAGTGTTAAAGAGTACTTTAGGATTGCTTCCATGTGTACAAATGATGACCACAAGGAGAGACCTCTAATGGCGGAAGTTGTTTCTATGCTACAGAGTCTCTAG